The Amblyomma americanum isolate KBUSLIRL-KWMA chromosome 3, ASM5285725v1, whole genome shotgun sequence genome window below encodes:
- the mRpL10 gene encoding mitochondrial ribosomal protein L10, translating to MAAFTAVAKLNPRVACPLVTQVRYRRIRGRNPREPHFEKKAILEACKPIIPRCSKPLWESCSMANRIDMEREPHPYNRIRANILRNELHEAKLICFMHENSVLMEDRRKIHNMLFKKNFFLKAYNNETVRLAITGTKFESALPFTRSRNALILSPESDVQTFFKLTRKIPQFVLLAGIVHGRFLSREEMQWLSTVPNIEYLQGQTCAILSSMASRTLQITSHHQNKLSLLLTSHANPVADGKESVAKDAPAAESS from the exons ATGGCCGCATTCACAGCAGTTGCTAAACTCAATCCAA GGGTGGCATGCCCGCTGGTAACCCAGGTGAGATACCGGCGAATCCGTGGGCGGAATCCCAGAGAGCCACACTTTGAAAAGAAAGCAATTCTAGAAGCATGCAAGCCAATTATACCGCGGTGCTCAAAGCCGCTCTGGGAGTCATGCTCCATGGCCAATCGCATCGACATGGAAAGAGAG CCGCACCCATACAACAGAATCAGAGCCAATATTCTTCGCAATGAGCTGCACGAAGCTAAGCTTATCTGCTTCATGCATGAAAACTCGGTTCTAATGGAGGACAGGCGGAAGATTCACAATATGCTGTTCAAGAAG AATTTCTTCCTGAAAGCGTACAACAACGAAACAGTGCGCCTTGCCATCACAGGCACCAAGTTTGAATCGGCGCTTCCCTTCACACGGTCTAGAAACGCACTGATCCTTAGCCCAGAATCAGATGTGCAGACCTTCTTCAAGCTGACCAGGAAGATACCACAGTTTGTGCTGCTTG CCGGCATTGTTCACGGACGCTTTCTCAGCAGAGAAGAGATGCAGTGGCTGAGCACAGTGCCAAACATCGAGTACCTCCAGGGGCAGACATGTGCGATTCTCTCCTCGATGGCATCGAGGACACTTCAGATCACGTCTCACCACCAGAATAAGCTGTCCCTACTTTTGACGAGCCATGCCAATCCTGTAGCTGATGGCAAAGAAAGTGTGGCCAAAGACGCTCCGGCAGCAGAGTCTTCATGA
- the Mat1 gene encoding CDK-activating kinase assembly factor: MDELACPRCRTTKYRNPSLRLMVNVCGHALCDNCVELLFVKGSGACPQCNVPLRRGNFRLQIFEDSKVEKEVDIRRKILKDYNKREEDFETLRAYNDYLEEVETIIYNLANEIDVEATRRKVEQYKRENKAQIQKGKLKASKDEEYLEELLELERQETELRRDQLAEVEKAAQREKLKQKESLIDDLMFSDLPANKILASHGDKLRQVACPKPLPPKPVAAEFSTGIKFRQKEAFLPIPKVVEGPLYKYTALEQDLCGPTAPSLESLSPSGYTAHVRATVEAEEAGGFLAALACQRALQDAFCGLHFKVVEEVSS; this comes from the exons ATGGATGAGCTGGCATGTCCGCGATGCCGGACAACAAAATATCGCAACCCATCGCTACGGCTCATGGTGAACGTCTGCGGCCATGCCCTCTGCGACAACTGTGTTGAACTTCTGTTCGTGAAGGGTTCGGGAGCATGTCCACAGTGTAACGTGCCCTTAAGGAGAG GTAATTTCCGACTGCAAATCTTTGAAGATTCGAAAGTTGAGAAGGAAGTGGACATACGGCGAAAGATACTCAAA gACTACAACAAGCGGGAGGAGGACTTTGAGACCCTGCGAGCCTACAATGACTATCTCGAAGAAGTGGAGACAATAATCTACAACCTGGCAAATGAAATTGATGTGGAAGCAACACGCCGGAAAGTGGAGCAGTACAAGCGGGAGAACAAGGCCCAAATACAAAAAGGAAAG CTTAAGGCTTCAAAGGACGAGGAGTATTTGGAGGAACTTTTGGAGCTAGAACGACAGGAGACTGAATTGAG ACGTGACCAGCTGGCTGAGGTGGAGAAGGCGGCTCAGCGTGAAAAGTTGAAGCAGAAGGAGTCACTGATTGATGACCTCATGTTCTCGGACTTGCCGGCCAACAAGATCCTGGCCAGCCATGGAGACAAGCTCCGTCAGGTAGCTTGTCCTAAGCCACTGCCTCCCAAGCCAGTTGCTGCCGAGTTCTCCACGGGGATCAAGTTCCGCCAAAAAGAGGCTTTCCTACCAATACCAAAg GTGGTTGAAGGTCCCTTGTACAAGTATACAGCTCTGGAGCAAGACTTGTGTGGACCGACAGCTCCAAGCCTGGAATCTCTTTCGCCATCTGGCTACACGGCACACGTGCGGGCCACAGTGGAAGCTGAGGAGGCGGGTGGCTTTCTGGCAGCACTGGCATGCCAGCGTGCGCTGCAAGATGCCTTTTGTGGTCTCCACTTCAAGGTTGTCGAGGAAGTCTCATCCTGA
- the LOC144125635 gene encoding immediate early response 3-interacting protein 1, whose translation MAITLYNLFEASLLCINAIAVLHEERFLKKINWGREQAAHGFDPGAKSQIINLIHSVRTVMRIPLIFINILIIIFKLLFG comes from the exons ATGGCGATCACTCTGTACAACTTGTTCGAAGCATCACTGTTATGCATTAATGCCATCGCAGTGCTTCACGAGGAGAGGTTTCTGAAAAAGA TTAATTGGGGCAGGGAGCAAGCCGcacatgggttcgatcctggcgcGAAGTCACAGATCATCAATTTGATTCATTCAGTGCGGACGGTTATGCGGA TACCTCTGATCTTCATCAACATCTTGATCATCATTTTCAAGCTACTCTTTGGGTGA